The Stenotrophomonas maltophilia genome includes a region encoding these proteins:
- a CDS encoding nucleotidyl transferase AbiEii/AbiGii toxin family protein, protein MNRELPAGAWQALLPRALVLIGEIRRHGGITDPFWTLGGGTVLMFRHRHRLSKDIDIFVPNPQYLGFVTPRLSDVAASLTGDYSEDPSAWVKLQFEEGEVDFVAAPNLLDDAWEEWTIDGRRIRVETSAEIIAKKMFHRGHRTTARDLFDLALVIEREPDALAAAADALVRHRSTFLDQIRNPHPTLKIAFKAIDTLDYTPDFDHCVAIAADYLEGL, encoded by the coding sequence GTGAACCGCGAACTGCCGGCCGGCGCCTGGCAGGCGCTGCTACCCCGGGCGCTTGTCCTCATCGGGGAGATCCGGCGCCACGGCGGCATCACCGATCCGTTCTGGACGTTGGGTGGCGGAACGGTACTGATGTTTCGACATCGGCACCGGCTCAGCAAGGACATCGACATCTTCGTGCCGAACCCCCAGTACCTGGGCTTCGTCACTCCCCGCTTGAGCGATGTGGCCGCGAGCCTTACCGGCGACTACAGCGAAGATCCCAGCGCATGGGTCAAGCTGCAGTTCGAGGAAGGCGAGGTGGATTTCGTCGCAGCTCCCAATCTTCTCGATGACGCCTGGGAGGAATGGACGATCGATGGCCGGCGCATACGCGTGGAAACGTCGGCGGAAATCATCGCCAAGAAAATGTTCCATCGCGGGCATAGAACAACGGCCCGAGACCTGTTCGATCTTGCGCTGGTCATCGAACGCGAGCCGGACGCGCTGGCGGCCGCCGCAGACGCACTGGTCCGCCATCGATCAACGTTTCTTGATCAGATCCGCAATCCCCATCCGACATTGAAGATTGCGTTCAAGGCCATCGACACGCTGGACTACACGCCAGACTTCGACCACTGCGTCGCGATAGCTGCGGACTACCTGGAAGGACTGTGA
- a CDS encoding YicC/YloC family endoribonuclease, with product MIRSMTAYAGGERVTPWGTLGCELRSVNHRFLEVGTRLPEELRALEPQLRERIAARLSRGKLDLVMRLRAPEAAANLQVDEALLAQLGRLAHRLTSDFPNLQVSFTDLLQLPGVTRGEATDAAALQVEALALLDQVLDGFVEAREREGGKLAAAISERVDGIERIATEVRTLIPAIRDGQRAKLAARLADLPHPVDPGRAEQELVLWLQKLDVDEELDRLGSHIVEIRRVLKQREPVGRRLDFLLQEFNREANTLGSKSVDSRTSNAAVELKVLIDQIREQVQNIE from the coding sequence ATGATTCGAAGCATGACTGCCTATGCCGGCGGCGAGCGGGTCACCCCGTGGGGCACGCTGGGCTGCGAGCTGCGCTCGGTCAACCACCGCTTCCTGGAGGTCGGCACCCGCCTGCCCGAGGAGCTGCGGGCGCTGGAACCGCAGCTGCGCGAGCGCATCGCCGCGCGCCTGAGCCGTGGCAAGCTGGATCTGGTGATGCGCCTGCGCGCGCCGGAAGCGGCGGCCAACCTGCAGGTGGACGAGGCCCTGCTGGCCCAGCTGGGCCGCCTGGCGCACCGCCTGACCTCCGATTTCCCCAACCTGCAGGTCAGCTTCACCGACCTGCTGCAGCTGCCGGGCGTGACCCGTGGCGAGGCCACCGACGCCGCCGCCCTGCAGGTCGAGGCGCTGGCGCTGCTGGACCAGGTGCTGGATGGCTTCGTCGAGGCCCGTGAGCGCGAAGGCGGCAAGTTGGCTGCGGCCATCAGCGAGCGTGTGGACGGCATCGAACGCATCGCCACCGAAGTCCGCACGCTGATTCCGGCCATTCGCGACGGCCAGCGCGCCAAGCTGGCCGCACGCCTGGCCGACCTGCCGCACCCGGTCGACCCCGGCCGCGCAGAGCAGGAACTTGTCCTGTGGCTGCAGAAGCTGGACGTGGATGAAGAGCTGGACCGCCTCGGCAGCCACATCGTCGAGATCCGCCGCGTGCTCAAGCAGCGCGAGCCGGTCGGTCGCCGCCTGGACTTCCTGCTGCAGGAGTTCAACCGCGAAGCCAACACGCTGGGGTCGAAGTCGGTGGACAGCCGCACGTCCAATGCCGCGGTGGAGCTGAAGGTGCTGATCGACCAGATCCGCGAACAGGTGCAGAACATCGAGTGA
- the rph gene encoding ribonuclease PH, whose product MSDSRPSGRQPDQLRPVVIQRGFTRHAEGSVLVCFGETRVLCTASVENRVPGFLRGKGEGWVTAEYGMLPRATHTRSDREAARGKQGGRTLEIQRLIGRSLRACVDRNALGERTITLDCDVLQADGGTRTAAITGAYVALVDAVNVLMKRGDIKRNPILGAVAAVSVGVYRGTPVLDLDYAEDSDCDTDMNVVMNDGGGFIELQGTAEGHAFRRDELDALLGLAEKGVGELLAAQQAALSA is encoded by the coding sequence ATGTCCGATTCCCGCCCCAGCGGCCGCCAGCCCGACCAGCTCCGCCCGGTCGTCATCCAACGCGGCTTCACCCGCCACGCCGAAGGTTCGGTGCTGGTGTGCTTCGGTGAAACCCGTGTGCTGTGCACCGCCAGCGTCGAGAACCGCGTGCCGGGCTTCCTGCGCGGCAAGGGCGAAGGCTGGGTCACCGCCGAATACGGCATGCTGCCGCGCGCCACCCACACCCGCAGTGACCGTGAAGCGGCCCGTGGCAAGCAGGGTGGCCGCACGCTGGAGATCCAGCGCCTGATCGGCCGCAGCCTGCGCGCCTGCGTGGATCGCAACGCGCTGGGCGAGCGCACCATCACCCTCGACTGCGACGTGCTGCAGGCCGACGGTGGCACCCGCACCGCCGCCATCACCGGCGCCTACGTGGCGCTGGTCGATGCGGTGAACGTGCTGATGAAGCGTGGCGACATCAAGCGCAACCCGATCCTGGGCGCAGTGGCCGCCGTATCGGTAGGCGTGTACCGCGGCACCCCGGTGCTGGACCTGGACTACGCCGAAGACAGCGACTGCGACACCGACATGAACGTGGTGATGAACGACGGTGGCGGCTTCATCGAGCTGCAGGGCACCGCCGAAGGCCACGCCTTCCGTCGCGATGAACTGGATGCGCTGCTGGGCCTGGCCGAAAAGGGCGTGGGCGAACTGCTGGCCGCACAGCAGGCGGCGCTGTCGGCATGA
- a CDS encoding VOC family protein, with product MNRRIALTTLVVADYDEAIAWYTGKLGFALLEDIDQGHKRWVVVGPTDGSAAALLLARASDEEQRSRIGNQTGGRVGFFLNTDDFRRDHAAMVAAGVEFLEAPREEPYATVAVFRDLYGNTWDLLEPRQ from the coding sequence ATGAACCGCCGCATCGCCCTGACCACCCTGGTGGTGGCCGACTATGACGAAGCCATTGCCTGGTACACCGGCAAGCTCGGCTTCGCACTGTTGGAGGACATCGACCAGGGCCACAAGCGCTGGGTGGTGGTCGGCCCGACCGACGGCAGCGCCGCCGCCCTGCTGCTGGCCCGCGCCAGCGACGAGGAGCAGCGCAGCCGCATCGGCAACCAGACCGGCGGCCGCGTCGGCTTCTTCCTCAACACCGACGACTTCCGCCGCGACCACGCGGCGATGGTCGCCGCCGGCGTCGAGTTCCTGGAAGCGCCGCGCGAAGAACCCTATGCAACGGTTGCGGTGTTCCGCGATCTGTATGGCAACACCTGGGACCTGCTGGAGCCCCGTCAATGA
- the rdgB gene encoding RdgB/HAM1 family non-canonical purine NTP pyrophosphatase, translating to MKKLVLASHNAGKLVEMQEILADLPLQITSAAELGLGDVEETGLTFVENALLKARAACEATGLPALADDSGLIVDALGGAPGLYSARYAGHPTNAAANNAKLLDAMADIPDGQRSARFYAVIVLLRHATDPQPLICEGRWEGQIIRELRGTNGFGYNPVFLDTTHGLTAAEMEPALKNAISHRAIALQQLKQQLATLY from the coding sequence ATGAAGAAACTGGTACTGGCCAGCCACAACGCCGGCAAGCTGGTGGAGATGCAGGAGATCCTTGCCGATCTGCCGCTGCAGATCACCTCGGCCGCCGAACTGGGCCTGGGCGATGTGGAAGAGACCGGCCTGACCTTCGTCGAGAACGCGCTGCTGAAGGCGCGCGCGGCCTGCGAAGCGACCGGCCTGCCGGCGCTGGCCGATGATTCGGGCCTGATCGTCGATGCCCTCGGCGGTGCGCCGGGCCTGTACAGCGCACGCTATGCCGGCCACCCGACCAATGCTGCGGCCAACAATGCCAAGCTGCTGGACGCGATGGCCGACATTCCCGATGGCCAGCGCAGCGCCCGCTTCTATGCGGTGATCGTGCTGCTGCGCCACGCCACCGACCCGCAGCCGCTGATCTGCGAAGGCCGCTGGGAAGGCCAGATCATCCGCGAACTGCGCGGCACCAATGGTTTCGGCTACAACCCGGTATTCCTGGACACCACCCACGGCCTGACCGCTGCGGAAATGGAGCCGGCACTGAAGAACGCCATCAGCCACCGCGCCATTGCCCTGCAGCAGCTCAAGCAGCAGCTGGCGACGCTGTACTGA
- the hemW gene encoding radical SAM family heme chaperone HemW, producing the protein MPHAHDHCNHLPGEACSADHDNPPRLVPPPLSLYVHLPWCVRKCPYCDFNSHQAKGELPFDAYIDALLRDLDQDLPLVWGRVVHSVFFGGGTPSLFPPEAIDRFLQQASARLRFAPNAEITLETNPGTAEHGRFDRYRAAGVNRLSFGIQSFDDAMLKRLGRIHDSGEAERAVKMAQDAGYDNFNIDLMYALPEQTLAGAEADLERAFALQPAHISHYQLTLEPNTVFFARPPQGIPDEDNAWDMQEHCQALLAQAGFGQYEVSAYARPGRQSAHNLNYWRFGDYLGIGAGAHGKISSGAEEHVLRRWKLKHPQAYLDSAGTPASFGGDDVIAPERLPFEYMLNLLRLHEGFGLRDFESRTGLPRSVLDAPLAEAVQRGWLDVTDGHVQPTELGRRFTNDVVSLFLED; encoded by the coding sequence ATGCCGCACGCCCACGACCACTGCAACCACCTGCCCGGCGAAGCCTGCTCCGCCGACCACGACAACCCGCCGCGGCTGGTGCCGCCACCGCTGTCGTTGTACGTGCACCTGCCGTGGTGCGTGCGCAAATGCCCGTACTGCGATTTCAATTCGCACCAGGCCAAGGGCGAGCTGCCGTTCGACGCTTATATCGATGCGCTGCTGCGCGACCTCGACCAGGACCTGCCGCTGGTCTGGGGCCGGGTGGTGCACAGCGTGTTCTTCGGTGGCGGCACGCCCAGCCTGTTCCCGCCGGAGGCAATCGACCGCTTCCTGCAGCAGGCCAGCGCACGCCTGCGTTTCGCGCCCAATGCCGAAATCACCCTGGAAACCAACCCGGGCACCGCCGAACATGGCCGCTTCGACCGCTATCGCGCGGCCGGCGTGAACCGCCTCAGCTTCGGCATCCAGAGTTTCGACGATGCGATGCTCAAGCGCCTGGGCCGCATCCACGACAGTGGCGAAGCCGAGCGCGCGGTGAAGATGGCGCAGGACGCGGGCTACGACAACTTCAACATCGACCTGATGTACGCGCTGCCGGAACAGACCCTGGCCGGTGCCGAGGCCGACCTGGAACGCGCGTTCGCGCTGCAGCCGGCACACATCTCCCACTACCAGCTGACCCTGGAACCGAACACGGTGTTCTTCGCGCGGCCGCCGCAGGGCATTCCCGATGAAGACAACGCCTGGGACATGCAGGAACACTGCCAGGCATTGCTGGCACAGGCTGGTTTCGGCCAGTACGAGGTCAGCGCCTATGCGCGCCCCGGCCGGCAGAGCGCGCACAATCTGAACTACTGGCGCTTCGGCGATTACCTGGGCATCGGTGCCGGCGCGCACGGCAAGATCAGCTCGGGCGCCGAGGAACACGTGCTGCGGCGCTGGAAGCTGAAGCATCCGCAGGCCTACCTGGACAGCGCCGGCACGCCCGCCTCGTTCGGCGGCGACGATGTGATCGCGCCGGAGCGCCTGCCGTTCGAGTACATGCTCAACCTGCTGCGCCTGCACGAAGGTTTCGGCCTGCGCGATTTCGAGTCGCGCACGGGGCTGCCGCGCAGCGTGCTGGACGCTCCCCTGGCCGAGGCCGTGCAGCGCGGCTGGCTCGACGTGACCGATGGGCATGTGCAGCCGACCGAGCTGGGCCGCCGCTTCACCAACGATGTGGTGAGCCTGTTCCTGGAAGATTGA
- a CDS encoding DUF1631 family protein, producing MSAVFSITPADKNRLAASDLPPRVRELLGALIGLCRQTLAAPLILTVEALEQTLLHDADRARNPQQQAELMAQRGQLHAFAGHFADRMLDAVADALARLREPVSGVSTSAGPPALPGMLGLSLVDEHEVDRDLLLTEMVRRETLRSTNTLNLLGQRLGVLAAAPAFEADTLPLAPQALCAMVRRIAEQDALSVEVQLALYRSFERQVLERLGDILDRANALLAQSGVLPGLVYTPYLARSSSTRRIITQSVGGGRTTQPAKRTAAPLTGWNGSAPAGSWSSLVQDAFHEGGAAGPATPGVTTSTGSALHELLQQARHGSPAPADSGAVPSAAVDAVLARLQAQSSAATGVADLQAAVVAQLRSEHGAQAQLGSHDRDNLDLLRMLMQQVQQQQRPDPVPAALLARLQVPLARAAMADPGFFVRDEHPARELLNQIAEVGANWLGDEDVDPQLLQRMAQSVQGLLGQDARAPEAFAAASEDLQQHQRAAAHRAELAERRHVEAARGKERLELARRQATAQIDQCCDTRSPPRFVQTLLRQAWADALTLTRLRHGDDSPQWQERLQQTERIAAITAQAIDAPGGTDTALAADVEAALLQVGYHAEEAAAVARRLATPGGEDESTSRTELSARLKARARLGEHAGTNSGAAPATPRSSAEEAAYQQLSSLPFGSWFDIDTGDGTMRRQRLSWYSLLTGHALFVNARGQKITDTDLDALARQISAGRAQLVTEDNGRLVDRAWEASLGALRALATARAQETPA from the coding sequence ATGTCAGCTGTCTTTTCCATCACTCCTGCCGACAAGAACCGCCTGGCCGCCAGCGATCTGCCACCGCGGGTACGTGAGCTGCTGGGCGCGCTGATCGGCCTGTGCCGGCAGACGCTGGCGGCGCCCCTGATCCTGACCGTCGAGGCGCTGGAGCAGACCCTGCTGCACGACGCCGACCGCGCACGCAATCCGCAGCAGCAGGCCGAGCTGATGGCCCAGCGTGGACAGCTGCACGCCTTCGCCGGCCATTTCGCCGATCGCATGCTCGATGCCGTGGCCGACGCCCTCGCGCGGTTGCGCGAACCGGTCAGCGGTGTCAGTACCAGTGCTGGGCCGCCAGCGCTGCCAGGCATGCTCGGGCTGTCGCTGGTTGATGAGCACGAAGTGGATCGCGACCTGCTGCTGACCGAGATGGTGCGGCGCGAAACCCTGCGTTCAACCAACACACTGAACCTGCTGGGCCAACGCCTGGGCGTGCTGGCGGCGGCGCCGGCCTTCGAGGCCGACACCCTGCCACTGGCACCGCAGGCACTGTGCGCGATGGTGCGCCGGATTGCCGAACAGGACGCGCTGAGCGTCGAGGTACAGCTGGCGCTGTATCGCAGTTTCGAACGGCAGGTGCTGGAACGGCTGGGCGATATCCTTGACCGTGCCAATGCCCTGCTGGCCCAGTCCGGTGTACTGCCGGGGCTGGTCTACACCCCCTACCTGGCACGCTCGTCGAGCACGCGGCGGATCATCACCCAGTCGGTGGGGGGCGGCCGCACCACGCAGCCGGCCAAGCGCACCGCAGCCCCCCTGACCGGCTGGAACGGTTCGGCACCGGCCGGCTCCTGGTCCAGCCTGGTACAGGACGCCTTCCACGAGGGCGGCGCAGCCGGCCCCGCCACGCCGGGCGTGACCACCTCCACCGGCAGTGCGCTGCATGAACTGCTGCAGCAGGCGCGGCACGGCAGCCCTGCCCCGGCGGACAGCGGCGCGGTGCCCAGCGCGGCAGTGGACGCGGTCCTCGCGCGCCTGCAGGCCCAGTCCAGTGCGGCAACCGGTGTGGCCGACCTGCAGGCTGCCGTTGTCGCGCAGCTGCGCAGCGAGCATGGTGCGCAGGCCCAGCTGGGCAGTCACGACCGGGACAACCTCGACCTGCTGCGCATGCTGATGCAGCAGGTGCAACAGCAGCAGCGTCCCGATCCAGTGCCGGCCGCGCTGCTGGCCCGCCTGCAGGTACCCTTGGCACGCGCCGCCATGGCCGATCCGGGCTTCTTCGTGCGCGACGAACACCCCGCGCGTGAGCTGCTCAATCAGATCGCCGAAGTCGGCGCCAACTGGCTGGGCGATGAGGATGTCGACCCCCAGCTGCTGCAGCGCATGGCGCAGAGCGTGCAGGGCCTGCTGGGGCAGGATGCGCGTGCGCCGGAAGCCTTTGCCGCCGCCAGTGAAGACTTGCAGCAGCACCAGCGCGCGGCGGCCCATCGTGCCGAACTGGCCGAGCGCCGCCATGTGGAAGCCGCGCGCGGCAAGGAACGATTGGAACTGGCCCGTCGCCAGGCCACTGCACAGATCGACCAGTGCTGCGACACCCGGTCCCCACCGCGTTTCGTGCAGACCCTGCTGCGCCAGGCCTGGGCCGATGCACTGACCCTCACCCGCCTGCGCCATGGCGACGATTCACCGCAATGGCAGGAGCGCCTGCAACAGACCGAGCGCATCGCTGCCATCACCGCGCAGGCCATCGACGCCCCCGGCGGCACCGATACCGCACTGGCAGCGGACGTGGAGGCCGCATTGCTGCAGGTCGGCTACCACGCCGAGGAAGCCGCCGCTGTCGCGCGCAGGCTGGCCACGCCCGGCGGCGAGGATGAAAGCACCTCGCGTACCGAGCTCAGCGCACGCCTCAAGGCACGTGCGCGCCTGGGCGAGCACGCCGGCACGAACAGTGGCGCCGCACCTGCCACGCCGCGCAGCAGCGCCGAAGAAGCGGCCTACCAACAACTGTCCAGCCTGCCGTTCGGCAGTTGGTTCGACATCGACACGGGCGATGGCACGATGCGCCGCCAGCGCCTGTCCTGGTACAGCCTGCTGACCGGCCACGCGTTGTTCGTCAATGCGCGCGGGCAGAAGATCACCGATACCGACCTGGATGCGCTGGCACGGCAGATCAGTGCCGGGCGCGCGCAGCTGGTCACCGAAGACAACGGCCGGCTGGTCGACCGTGCCTGGGAAGCCAGCCTCGGTGCGCTGCGCGCACTGGCCACGGCTCGCGCACAGGAGACCCCCGCATGA
- a CDS encoding PilZ domain-containing protein, which yields MKAVPPQDTRRAPRRQVSDLVPVTDQMRECVVGRLGNVSETGMLMLASMPLREDALYQLRFPLPLGDGRQQAIDVGVHLLWSEPAHVPGQSWTGFRFLTLSREHRQLLRQWVGEDSDEGPVSTA from the coding sequence ATGAAAGCCGTACCGCCGCAGGACACCCGCCGCGCGCCGCGCCGCCAGGTCTCGGACCTGGTGCCGGTTACCGACCAGATGCGCGAGTGCGTGGTCGGGCGCCTCGGCAATGTCTCCGAAACTGGCATGCTGATGCTGGCCAGCATGCCGCTGCGCGAGGATGCGCTGTACCAGCTGCGCTTTCCCTTGCCATTGGGTGATGGCCGCCAGCAGGCCATCGACGTAGGCGTGCATCTGCTGTGGAGCGAGCCCGCACACGTTCCCGGCCAGAGCTGGACCGGCTTCCGCTTCCTGACCCTGTCGCGCGAACATCGGCAGCTGCTGCGGCAGTGGGTGGGCGAAGACAGCGACGAGGGACCGGTTTCGACGGCCTGA
- the pepQ gene encoding Xaa-Pro dipeptidase yields the protein MIQQDPGALYSDHLAVLCRRAEQALARGGFDHLVVPSGTLHYQVFDDRDYPYAVNPQFKAWLPLTRVPNSWIVFTPGKRPAVIFHQPFDYWHVVPDAPSGWWVEHFDIHIIRKPEEALALLPADPSRCAILGEPQSALGNYMPNNPAPVVNYLEWHRGSKTPYEIALMRQAQVLGVRGHRAAEAAFRNGADEFSIHMAYCQAVGQDANELPYGNIVALNEHAAVLHYTELGGKAPQPLRSFLIDAGASAHGYASDITRTYAAQGHDEFAAMIAAVDAAQQQMCAAVRPGFDYKQLHVDAHLSLMGVLKDFGVIKVSPQTALETGVSAAFFPHGIGHLIGLQVHDVAGFAASDEGGRIERPAGHPYLRLTRVLEPGMVVTIEPGLYFIDMLLNEVKDAGHGDAINWERVDFFRPYGGIRIEDEVLCTDGEADNLTRPAFAAANG from the coding sequence ATGATCCAGCAAGACCCCGGCGCCCTGTATTCCGACCACCTGGCCGTGCTGTGCCGACGCGCCGAACAGGCGCTGGCCCGCGGCGGCTTCGACCATCTGGTGGTGCCCAGCGGCACCCTGCACTACCAGGTGTTCGACGACCGCGACTACCCGTATGCGGTCAACCCGCAGTTCAAGGCCTGGCTGCCGCTGACCCGCGTGCCCAACAGCTGGATCGTGTTCACCCCGGGCAAGCGCCCGGCAGTGATCTTCCACCAGCCCTTCGACTACTGGCACGTGGTACCGGACGCCCCCAGTGGCTGGTGGGTGGAGCACTTCGACATCCACATCATCCGCAAGCCCGAAGAGGCGCTGGCCCTGCTGCCGGCCGACCCGTCGCGCTGCGCGATCCTGGGCGAGCCGCAGAGCGCACTGGGCAACTACATGCCGAACAATCCAGCGCCGGTGGTGAACTACCTGGAATGGCACCGCGGCAGCAAGACACCGTATGAAATCGCACTGATGCGCCAGGCCCAGGTGCTGGGCGTGCGCGGCCACCGCGCCGCCGAGGCCGCGTTCCGCAACGGTGCCGACGAATTCAGCATCCACATGGCGTACTGCCAGGCCGTCGGCCAGGATGCCAACGAGCTGCCCTACGGCAACATCGTGGCGTTGAACGAACACGCCGCCGTGCTGCATTACACCGAGCTGGGCGGCAAGGCACCGCAGCCGCTGCGCAGCTTCCTGATCGACGCCGGCGCCAGTGCGCACGGCTACGCCAGCGACATCACCCGCACCTACGCCGCGCAGGGCCACGACGAATTCGCCGCGATGATTGCGGCCGTCGACGCGGCCCAGCAGCAGATGTGCGCAGCGGTGCGCCCGGGCTTCGACTACAAGCAGCTGCACGTGGACGCACATCTTTCGCTGATGGGCGTGCTGAAGGACTTCGGCGTGATCAAGGTGTCGCCACAGACCGCGCTGGAGACCGGCGTCAGCGCCGCATTCTTCCCGCACGGCATCGGCCACCTGATCGGCCTGCAGGTGCACGACGTGGCCGGCTTCGCCGCCAGCGACGAAGGTGGCCGCATCGAGCGCCCGGCCGGCCATCCCTACCTGCGCCTGACCCGCGTGCTGGAACCGGGCATGGTGGTGACCATCGAGCCAGGCCTGTACTTCATCGACATGCTGTTGAACGAAGTGAAGGACGCCGGCCATGGTGATGCGATCAACTGGGAGCGCGTGGATTTCTTCCGTCCGTATGGTGGCATCCGCATCGAAGACGAAGTGCTGTGCACTGATGGCGAGGCGGACAACCTGACGCGGCCGGCGTTTGCTGCGGCGAACGGCTGA
- a CDS encoding aminopeptidase P N-terminal domain-containing protein, which yields MKQRTGIAAGEYKRRRRQLMDMAGEDAILVLPAAAEKVRSLDTHYPFRQDSDFQYLSGFPEPEAVLVLIPGRRHGEAILFCRERDAEREAWDGSRAGQEGAVAQYGMDDAYPIDDLDDILPGLLEGRSRVYYHFGRDADFDLKLIGWVNRVRSQVRHGAQPPHEFLELGHLLHEQRLFKSGAEVALMHHAAQISVRAHLAAMKAARAGIHEYELQAELERVFRTNDAVPAYCSIVGAGRNGCILHYRDNNARSRDGELVLIDAGAEYRGYASDITRTFPVNGRFSAEQRALHDLVGDAQAAALAQARPGVPYEAGHLAAVQTLTEGLLRLGLLKGTLEKNLAEGLYQRFYRHKTGHWIGMDVHDVGDYRLAGDSRLLEPGMAFTIEPGLYIGVDDTTVEPRWRGIGIRTEDDVLITDDGHRVLTEGLARSADEIEAVMAG from the coding sequence ATCAAGCAGCGCACCGGCATTGCCGCCGGCGAGTACAAGCGTCGCCGCCGCCAGCTGATGGACATGGCCGGCGAGGACGCGATCCTGGTGCTGCCGGCCGCGGCCGAGAAGGTGCGCAGCCTCGATACCCATTATCCGTTCCGGCAGGATTCGGATTTCCAGTACCTGAGCGGCTTCCCGGAGCCGGAAGCAGTGCTGGTACTGATCCCGGGCCGACGCCACGGCGAGGCCATCCTGTTCTGCCGCGAGCGCGATGCCGAACGCGAAGCCTGGGACGGCAGCCGCGCCGGCCAGGAAGGCGCGGTGGCGCAGTACGGCATGGACGACGCCTACCCGATCGATGATCTGGACGACATCCTGCCGGGCCTGCTTGAAGGCCGTTCGCGCGTCTACTACCACTTCGGCCGGGATGCCGACTTCGACCTGAAGCTGATCGGCTGGGTCAACCGCGTGCGTTCGCAGGTGCGCCACGGTGCGCAGCCGCCGCACGAGTTCCTCGAACTGGGCCACCTGCTGCACGAGCAGCGCCTGTTCAAGTCCGGTGCCGAAGTGGCGTTGATGCACCACGCCGCGCAGATCAGCGTGCGTGCGCATCTGGCCGCGATGAAGGCAGCCAGGGCCGGCATCCACGAGTACGAACTGCAGGCGGAGCTGGAACGCGTGTTCCGCACCAACGACGCCGTGCCGGCCTATTGCAGCATCGTCGGTGCCGGCCGCAACGGCTGCATCCTGCATTACCGCGACAACAACGCGCGTTCGCGCGACGGCGAGCTGGTGCTGATCGACGCCGGTGCCGAGTACCGTGGCTACGCCAGTGACATCACCCGCACGTTCCCGGTGAATGGCCGCTTCAGCGCTGAGCAGCGTGCACTGCACGACCTGGTCGGCGATGCGCAGGCCGCTGCGTTGGCCCAGGCCAGGCCGGGCGTGCCGTACGAAGCCGGTCACCTCGCCGCAGTGCAGACCCTGACCGAGGGCCTGCTGCGGCTGGGCCTGCTGAAGGGCACGCTGGAAAAGAACCTGGCCGAAGGCCTGTACCAGCGCTTCTACCGGCACAAGACCGGGCACTGGATCGGCATGGACGTGCACGACGTGGGCGACTACCGCCTGGCCGGTGACTCGCGTCTGCTGGAGCCGGGCATGGCGTTCACCATCGAGCCGGGGTTGTACATCGGCGTGGATGACACGACGGTGGAACCGCGCTGGCGCGGTATCGGCATCCGTACCGAGGATGACGTGCTGATCACCGACGATGGCCATCGCGTGCTGACCGAAGGCCTGGCGCGCAGCGCCGACGAGATTGAAGCGGTGATGGCGGGGTAA
- a CDS encoding YecA/YgfB family protein codes for MTELPSVDDVTRASQALGLGATAAELHGALCGWLAAGGAPGNDWPARVLADDNLPPVAADSVLGQLLQATIKQLEDRDFAFELLLTDGDDVSAQADAMFSWTRSFLGGFGLGSGGRRPTLSEEGEEALTDMASLARASSEDFEAGGDDDDEALSEIEEFIRVAVLLLHGDVVLASRHRQRLN; via the coding sequence ATGACCGAACTTCCCTCCGTCGACGACGTTACCCGCGCCAGCCAGGCGTTGGGCCTGGGCGCCACCGCTGCCGAGCTGCACGGCGCGCTGTGCGGCTGGCTGGCTGCCGGCGGTGCCCCCGGCAACGACTGGCCGGCGCGCGTGCTGGCCGACGACAACCTGCCGCCGGTGGCTGCCGACAGCGTGCTGGGGCAGCTGCTGCAGGCCACCATCAAGCAGCTGGAAGACCGCGACTTCGCCTTCGAGCTGCTGCTGACCGACGGCGACGATGTATCCGCGCAGGCCGATGCCATGTTCAGCTGGACCCGTTCCTTCCTGGGCGGCTTCGGCCTGGGCAGCGGCGGCCGCCGCCCGACCCTGTCCGAAGAGGGCGAGGAAGCGCTGACCGACATGGCCAGCCTGGCGCGTGCCTCCAGCGAGGATTTCGAGGCCGGTGGCGATGACGACGACGAAGCCCTGTCGGAGATCGAGGAATTCATCCGCGTGGCGGTGCTCCTGCTGCACGGCGACGTGGTGCTGGCCTCGCGCCATCGTCAGCGCCTGAACTGA
- a CDS encoding TIGR02449 family protein, whose translation MEPADPLAQLQDFAARVEALLERNQRLAEENRSLRHQQEQLVAERSTLLAKNEQARSRVEAMISRLKSLEQHT comes from the coding sequence ATGGAACCCGCCGATCCCCTTGCCCAGCTGCAGGACTTCGCCGCCCGCGTGGAAGCGTTGCTTGAACGCAACCAGCGCCTGGCCGAGGAGAACCGCAGCCTGCGCCACCAGCAGGAACAGCTGGTGGCCGAGCGCTCGACGCTGCTGGCCAAGAATGAGCAGGCACGTTCGCGGGTGGAAGCAATGATCAGCCGGCTCAAATCCCTGGAGCAGCACACATGA